The DNA segment cctaagggttcttttaccttaagctctctgatcaattctggttcattgcacaacactctatccagaatagctgatcccctaatgggctcaaccacaagctgttctgaaaagccacCTCGTAGGCACTCCAGAAAATACCCTCTTGGGAtcgagcaccaacctgattttgaaggcttgtcatatgaagggtgtttgatggctctgggcttctcactggaattcagggaTGACCTCACTGAACTCTCTCGAAATTTGAAAGGCCtcattagagtggatgtggggaggatgtttcccatagcgggagagtctaagaccagaggacacagcttctgaatagaggagcgtccttttaaagctgagatgaggaggaatttctttagccagagagtggtgaatcagtggaattctttgccacaggtggctgtggaggccaaatcattgggtatatttaagacagaggttgatagattcctcattagtcaaggcatgaagggatttggggagaaggtaggagactggggctgagagggaaaagtgATCAGTCATGACAAAATGGTgtagcagaatcaatgggccaaatggcctgtctgctcctatatcttatagtccttTGGTTTTATTTTAATGATCAtctgcccaaaatccataagatacacccaaaagtattcgggaagcaaaatctttgttgtccagtgttattatttatttacttgtttgtttattgttgttgtcttttgcacactggttagttgtcagtctttgtgtgtagtttttcattgattctatcgtgtttctttgtatctattgtgaatgcctgcaagaaaatgaatctcaaggtagcatatggagACATATTCAGAGCttgataaaaaatttactgtgaactttaaactttgacaagcatttcactgtacctcagtgtatCTGACAATTATAATCCAATATCAATTCCACTGCTCTGAAAAAATTAGAAGACAATCAGATGTGAAGTCACAGGAAATGGAACTTTAGAAACTGCGATGTGTCATTAATCTAAGCTGCCTCTGGTGCTTTCAAACTGCTGGCTAGAGGGATTTAAGACCTAAACTGCATGCCCTGACCAAAAGTTAACCCCAAGCCAGCTGAGTGGGGGAGTTAAATTCTTCATCTAACCTAGAATCTCCTTCACGAGGTCTATCAGCATTTTGAGCACAAACCGACAGCTTCTGCCCTAGAGATATCATTTTGCATCCGTCTCTGTGCAATTTATTTTTAGATACAAACTTTGAATTTATTTCACTTCCTGGGGAGATTGAGACGAGAgaggctccatctctccccactcttaaccaatttttacaggagcaccaccagGAGGGTCCTGACCAGCtacatcaccgcctggtacgggaATTGCGAGGAATCTGACTTGCAAGTCCCTACAAGggattgcgaggactgctgagaggctCATTGCagattctctttcacctatcaaagatacgtacgcagggcccttagcattgtcagtgatccctcccatccatccaatgATCTCTTTGGCCCCGaaccaccaggcaggaggtaccatagcattaggacaaggactgttaggatgggaaacagcttcttcccccaggtcatAAGACTACCgagctccctgccaccacccaggcctcATCACGTGAAGCGCCAGTCGCGTTATACTGTTTTAACCTGTTATAAATGCACCttactatttgttaatttactagtgGTACTATTACTTTATGTATTGTGTGAGAGTtatatactgtgttgtgcatcttggtccagagggacattctttcatttggcggtatacatgtgcaATGTGAACTTGAAAGATACTGTATATAGCAATGTTACCGACAAAAACTTTTTCCACGACTTTAGGGCACTGGTGTggccgatttttttttttgcaaacctCATATTTAATTTGGTTTCACAAAACCGTTTGCAAAAAAAATGTAAATCATAAAATTTATGATTGCTGGCAAAGATCCCAGTGCAAAGCAATTAATGAAGTTTGCAAAGTTGTTAGTAACTCATTTGCGAGGTATTACTGAATTGCAGCGCATTTTCCGAAGGTTTCTGCAGAGCTCTTGCACCGTTGAAATCCGGTCGAATTTTGACAAGTCAGTGGTGTGCCTGATTGCACCCAGTccgcttttttttttaatttcctgttTGCTGATACTTCTTCTTGCTCCAATCGTCCCATTGTCTCAAATCCTTAGATTGGACGATCCCTAGTCTCCGCACACTATTTCCGGTCTCCCGCTGCAGACCCacttgtatatattttttaaagtgcCTCCGTTTCCCCAATTTCCCGCACTTAAGTTTCTTTCgctctccttcacctcccccaccctccctccttcTTTGCCTTTCCCCGATCTACCCGCATTCAGCGCCGCAATGAGTGACCGCGATTCGCCGGAGCCTCCGTCCCCGTCCCGGCCGGGACTGGGTGACTTGATCGCGGACAAAAGTTTCCTGACCTCTCGGAAGGGGCTGTTGTTGGCCGCTGAGGTGGTGAGTGATTGTAATCGCTGAAAGAAACGCCTATCTGCATTTTTGTCCCTTTTTTACAATCGGCTGCATGGCAATTTTCTCTGTAATTAAGGAGTTACGTTATCGCTCATTAATCCTTCACCCACCGTGTCAAAAGAAACAGCCGCTGTTTATGGGGAGAGTTCCTGTTTCCTTTGGAAACGATACAAGCAATGTGTTGGTAGTACTTGGGGAATCTACAGTGAGATAGAGTCACGGAACACTATAGCACTGGGACTGGCCGTTCGGCCCAGCCAATCCGTGCCTaaatattaatctgcctagtcccatctccctgCACTGGGGCCCCTCATCCATGTAcgttccaaacttctcttaaatgtcgaaATTGAACTGAAATCCACTTCTGCTGTTTGCTCGTTCCACATTgttaccaccttctgagtgacgAAGTTCCCCATcaaggttccccttaaacacttcacctttcacccttaacccatgacctcttgtagtcccacccaacctcaatgggaaGAGCTGTGCTTGCATTTTTcaagcatctgtgggaggagaggATGTGTTGATGTTTCGTGTTGAAGCCTGGCAGGGAAGCCATTCGTAGTTGGACGGACAGCTGTGCCTATGACGGCTGTGGCCTGGGGGATCAGTAAGACCTCGCGTTGTGAGTGTTCATCCTGTTGCTCCAGGTACTGTCCTTCATCATCTTCGTGTGCTACCTGGCATCGTCCGTGGTCTCCCTGATGACGGCTCCGCTGATCGAGTTCCTGCTGGCTATCTGCGCCTACTACATGTATGTGACAAAGTTCATCGAGCGGTTCAGGGGCTTCCACTGTCCCCTGATGGTGAGTATCTTGGTGGGCATTGGaaattggtgtattattgtcatATCCAgagccctttctcctatggtccactctcctctcccatcagattccttcttctccagccctttacctttccacccatcacctcccagcttccgcctctcccccacccacttggcttcacctatcatcttctagcttgttctccttcctctccccgccttcttattctggcatcctcccccttcctttccagtcctgatgaagggtctcggcccaaagcgtcgactgttattcctctccagagatgctgcctgacctgctgagttcctctggcattttgtgtgtgttgctctggatttccagcatccgtaaCATTTCTTGTGCATGTGAAAAACATGTCTTGCATATTATTCCTATATATGAAATCATTACGCAGTGCATTGGGCATAAGGAAAAACTATAACAACGCAGAATAAAACTACTGAAAAagtacagtgctgtactgttctatgtcatcTGCCTTCCACCTGCACCCTTTCTTGTCAGTTCATTACCGAGTCCGttcaggtagaacaaggtaaaacgagcggaatgcagaatgaagtgttacagttacagagagagattaacgattaactttatttgtcacatatacatcagaatgtacagtgaaatgtgtcgtttgcgtcaacgaccaacacagtccaaggaagtgctgggggcagcccacaagtgtcgccaagcGGTgacaacataacatgcccacaatgtacAAGCCCTAACCCGTATgttttaggaatgtgggaggaaaccagaagaaacccacgtaATCACAGGGTGGGTTACAGACACCGGCAGGACCTGATCGTTGtcctaaccattatgctactatGCAGGTAGAGAACGAGGTTCAACGTCATAATGAGATAGatcgtgaggtcaagaatccagctTGTCAACTGTTGGTACTGGTATTTGTACATTAActgggtggggtggagatatgtctctaccaaaggaggtgtaaggcactccctccccccactagcctgcaggtcacccttggacaaccTACTTAgctctcacccccaccccaatCAGGGCCACATAACTCCATGGGAGCAGTTGGTGGATGGCTGTAGGAGCAGCTGCTGCATACTGTTTTAGCGTCAGCTATTTGGGGTTCCGTTCCCTCCGCTCTCTGTCAGGAGGTTGcctgttctccccgtgacggcgtgtgttctgtatttaatatttcagtaaaggtaaaagaattttttttccctGGCCTCTCCCTTGTTTTGGGTGGCTGGTTTTCTCGTCTTTACGTAAGCAGTTCGCTAGCGGTAATAGAGGCACTTAGCGTGTTTTTCAAAGAGAAAAGCGAACTGATAATTAGAATGGTGGTGAAGTTGTTGTAGGCCTAACAAGGCAGGACTAAGAGTCGGTTCGCAGTATAGTTCACAGGCGGAGAGAGCGGAGTTTACCGACTTTAGCTCAAGAGGCTTCGGTGAGGAGGCACCATTGAGTAGTGGGTAAAGCTTTTGTAGTGGCTGgataaaaagtcactaaattacagctaattaaataaagcagGGAGGATGCAGGATctggtgatgtgctgtagctgcatgatgtgggagctggtagaccccattgtggttcctggtgaccacatctgcagcaagtgttggctgctcgaggaactcaggctcagTGTTGATggcctggaatctgagcttcaaacactgtggaacatcagggagggggagagtaacctggattctctgtttcaggaggtagtcacatccattagattagctgcctcaaattcggtctgtggtcagggacaagagggtgtgactgcgagtgaggcaggtagtgggatccaagagacagtgctggaggagccttcgcccttgagcttgtccagcaGGTCTGAggttcttgctccctgtgtggatgagagtgggggatGTAGGAAGGATGaacaacctaactgtggcaccgtagttcagggagccattcaagaggggagagagaagggaaatgtagtggtaataggggatagtatagtcaggggaatagacagagttctctgtcgtGAGGATAGAGCGTCCCTAAGACTGTGTTCCCTGCCTGATACCTGGGTTCAGGACATCTTATTTGACCTGCAGAGGCATTTGCAGCGGGAGGGGAAAAACCCAGTCGTCATAGTTCATGTGGGTACCAACGGTATAGGTAGAATGAggaagggaatttgagcagctagggactaaattaaaaagcagaaccaaaaaggtggtaatctctggattactacctgagtcACATtcaaattggcatagggtcaagaagattagagagttacaTGCATGGCTCAAGgactggtgtgggagaagtgggttggaattcatgggaaattggccgcagtgttggggaaggagggagctgtaccaatgggacgggctccacctgaaccgcgATGGGAGCTGGATCCTAGTGAATTGCATAACTGGGATTGTGGACAGGGCTTTAAGCTAAATAGCAGGGCGAGGGTTCGACAGATTGGAgcagtatggataaagtaaaagagaaaagtgtgggTAAAGATAAAGGAAAAGCAAAAGTTAAAGAAAGGTAAGGGTGGAGAGCATAGGAGACAAAGATTACAAGATCTTAAAGACACAGTGAGTGTAAGAGCACATGATCTGAATGCTCATCGTGatcgaaacaaggtcagtgaacttgtggaacAAATCAGTTTATTAGCCATTACAGAAATGTGGTTGGAGTGGATTGGGAagtaaatatccaaggatatcaggtaaaaCAACAGGagaggcaggaaggtaagggaggtggggtagtgcttttaattaaggatgagatcagggtgatagtgagagacaatataagatctaaggagcagaatgttgaatccatctgggtcaAGATTAGGAACAGTAAAGGGAAAAATCACCAGTGGAAGTTGTGTATcggccaccgaataataacataacagaggcacaggcaataaacagagaaatatctgaggcgtgtaagaatggaacagcagttattgtggggggactttaacttgcacatagattgggtgaatcaagttagtTGAGatagtcttgaggaggacttcatagaatgcatacgtgatagctttcttgaacagcatgttactggaCCTGCAAGGGAATGTGCtaccttagatctggtcctgtgcaatgagacagataaaattagtgatcttgtagttagggatcctcttggaaagagtgatcacagtatgattgagtttctcatacaaatggttcaatctaaaaccagtgcaTTATGCCTAAACAcagagactacaatgggatgagggaggagttggatagagtagactgggaacacaggccatatggtgggatggttgaggaacaaTGGAAGATTTTCAAGATATTTTTCACGGTGCTAAAAAGAAGTATATTCAAGTTAAAGGCAAGGAcaataagggtggggagagccagccatggataactaaggaaataaaggaaggcatcaaactaaaagctcgtgcatacaaagtcaccaatAGTAGTGGAAAACTGAAACACTGGGAAAActtaaaaaagaaacaaagaatCACTAAGCAGACAATAAAGGGAAGattgattatgaaaataaactagcacaaaaatataaaatggatagtaaaagtttttataattatgtaaAGCGGAGAAGGGTGGCCAAAGTGAATGTAGGTGctttggaggacgagaagggggaattgatattgggtaatggtgaaatggccaaggctttgaatgactattttgtgttggtcttcgtggtggaggacatgtctaactcgccaaagagagatgttatggatgtgatgggaggtgaggacctcaatacaatagctatcactaaagaggtattGCTGAGAAAACTTGTGGGCCCGAAGATAGACAAGTTCCCTGGTCCTGaaggaatgcatcccagggtactgaaagaaatggcagaagttatagtaaaggctttggtgataatttagcaaaattctctggattcttggCAAGttccggcagattggaagaaggcaaatgtcacgccactgttcaaaaaaggatgtaggcaaaaggcaggtaactataggccagttagttcaacatctgtagttgggaaaatgcttgaagctatcattaaagaagaaatagcgaggcatctggaaagaaatggatccatcaggcggactcagcaaaggcaggtcctgtttgataaacttactggagttcctagaggatataacaagcacagtgaatagatggacgttatttacttggatttctggaGGTGTTCGATAAGATGCCACATAAAAGatggatgcatagagttggggatgatctattagcatggatagagggttggttaactaatagaaagcagagagttgggaaacatgggtgtttctctggttggcagtcagtgatgagtggtgtgccacagggttggtgctgggcctgcaactggtCACAATATACATTATCGAGGGGGGTctgagtgtagtgtatcaaaatttgctgatgatactaagttgagtagaaaagcaaattgtacagagggtatggagagtctgcagagaaatatagataggttaagtaagtgggcaagggtctggcagatggagttaaattgtaaaaaatttcagcatgctgctgtgcagagggacttgggagtgttggTGCATGAagcacaaaaggttggtttgcaggtgcagcaggctatcaaaaaggcaaatggaatgttggactTCATTGctaagagggattgaatttaagagcagggaggttattctgcggctgtacagggtactggtgaggctgcatatggagtactgcgtgcagttctggtctccttacttgagcaagaatatactggctttggaggcagtacagaggaggttcaccaagttgattccagagatgagggatttagactatgaggaaagattgagttgcctgggactatacttgctggaattccgaaggatgagaggagatcttgtagagacatataaaa comes from the Mobula hypostoma chromosome 14, sMobHyp1.1, whole genome shotgun sequence genome and includes:
- the cmtm3 gene encoding CKLF-like MARVEL transmembrane domain-containing protein 3 isoform X1; the protein is MSDRDSPEPPSPSRPGLGDLIADKSFLTSRKGLLLAAEVVLSFIIFVCYLASSVVSLMTAPLIEFLLAICAYYMYVTKFIERFRGFHCPLMDFIRCISAAIIYFAISIYAVTKSNSASKAAGIFGFVATVVFAFDFYGIFNQLIVFLNPQDLPTHTATIRKAAGDDVVPSDSDSE
- the cmtm3 gene encoding CKLF-like MARVEL transmembrane domain-containing protein 3 isoform X2, yielding MSDRDSPEPPSPSRPGLGDLIADKSFLTSRKGLLLAAEVVLSFIIFVCYLASSVVSLMTAPLIEFLLAICAYYMYVTKFIERFRGFHCPLMDFIRCISAAIIYFAISIYAVTKSNSASKAAGDLPTHTATIRKAAGDDVVPSDSDSE
- the cmtm3 gene encoding CKLF-like MARVEL transmembrane domain-containing protein 3 isoform X3 — its product is MSDRDSPEPPSPSRPGLGDLIADKSFLTSRKGLLLAAEVVLSFIIFVCYLASSVVSLMTAPLIEFLLAICAYYMYVTKFIERFRGFHCPLMIFGFVATVVFAFDFYGIFNQLIVFLNPQDLPTHTATIRKAAGDDVVPSDSDSE